Within Microterricola gilva, the genomic segment GACGTCGAGGCGTTCCGAGAGTGCGTTCACGACCGAGGCACCGACACCGTGCAGGCCACCGGATGCCGCATAGGAGCCGCCGCCGAACTTGCCACCGGCGTGCAGCTTGGTGAAGACGACCTCGACGCCGCTCAGGCCGGTCTTGGGCTCGATGTCGACGGGGATGCCGCGGGCCTTGTCGCGCACCTCGACGCTGCCGTCGGCGTGCAGCACGATGGCGATCTCCGTGCCGTGCCCGGCGAGGGCCTCATCGACGGAGTTGTCGATAACCTCCCAGAGGCAGTGCATGAGACCGCGCGAGTCTGTGGAGCCGATGTACATACCCGGGCGCTTGCGTACGGCCTCGAGGCCCTCGAGGACGGAGAGATGGCGGGCGGAATAGTCAGAACTCACGAGGTCCAATCCTAGTAATCGCGGGGCGTTCCCCCGTGATCGAAACACTGCGCAACGCCGTTAGGTCACGACTTGGGCGTCAAAGCCTACGCGGTGAGCGAAATAGCACGAGAAAGGGGCATAGTTCAAGGCCTCTCGTGTTTACATTGGATATCAGCAATGGAGGAGGAGCCCATGTCACAGATCACCAGCCCGAACAGTGCGGTCGACGAGCTCGAAACCCCACACCAGCTCACGGCGCTCGACCGATGCGATGCATGTGGCGCCCAGGCGTACATCCGCGTGGTCGTCAGCAGCGGTGAGCTGTTGTTCTGCGCTCACCACGGTCGCAAGCACCAGGAGAAGCTCTCGGCGCTTGCACACAGCTGGCACGACGAGTCGAGCCGCCTGCTTGACGACAACAAGAGCTGAACCGACAAGAGCTAGGCAGAGCCAGCCCTACTCGCTCTCGAGCCCGAGCCGCACCGCAATCTGATTGCGTGCGGCTCGTGCTATTTCATCGACGGATTCCGCGCGCTCCCCGCGGCTGTACTCCGCCCCGGCGCGACGGAACATGCGCATCAGCAGCTCGTCGGCGAACGACGGGTTCTTCGCGAGCACCGGGCCGTGCAGGTGCGTGCCGAAGACGTCGCCCATGACGACGCCCTCCTGGCTGGAGTCGCGGCCGTTGCCGCTGCCGGAGAGCACCCGACCGAGCGGCGACGCCTCGGCGTGGTTGTAGTCACGGGCGTGGTTCTCGAAGCCGACCAGGCGACCGAACTTCGTCTTCACGACGAGATCATCGGTGACGCGCACGTCGCGGGGAACGGCGCGCCCAGGCAGGATGCCGATGCCCTCGATGGACTGCACCGGCGCTCCGGCCACACCGGCGAGCTCGACTCCGTGGCTGAGCAGTTCCCAGCCGGTGCCGATCGCGAGGATCGGCACACCCTCCGTGCCCCAGCGCCGGAGCTCATCGATCAGTGTGCGCAGCTTGTCGCGCGCCGCAACGAGATCCGTGTCGGAGCCGGAGCCGATGACGACGGCGTCGACATGGTCAGGCAGCTCTGCGGCATCCTCGACGGCGACAACGCGGGCGCTGGCGCCGGCCCATTCGGCACGGCGCGCCAGGACGCGGGCGTTCTCGGCGTCGCCGTTGCTGTTCAGCAGGCTGGGGAAGAGCGTGACAATGGTGAGCTCGGTGCTCATTCGGGTGCCTCCACGGCGCTCAGCCCGAGGTGCGCACGGGTGCGACGCATCGAGTCGGCGGAAAAGATGACCGTCTTGACGCCCCGCGCCGGGTCCGGCAGTGCCAGGAACTCGTCGACGGCGGCGCCGAGATCGTGCACGATGCGACCGATCTGCACATTGTCGTAGCTGAGCTGCAGCGCGAGCTCGTCCGCCTTGGACCCGGAGACGATGTCGACGTGCCCGAGACCGGAGGTGTCGACCGGCCAGAAGTAGCTGGGGTCGCGCACGTCGGAGCCGAGCGCGAACAGGATCTGCTCGGTGGCCGGGTCGAGGTGGTCGATGTTCAGCTGGAAGCTGGCCGGGTTCTGCACGAGAACGAACTCGACGGTCTTCCCCCGCACCTGCAGCGTCTCACCGCGGCCGAAGACCGGTGGGATCGAGCCGATGGTCGAGACGGCGATGGCCGGGTCGAAGCGGCTGCCGAGCACGGCGCGGGCGCCGGCCAGTGCCGCTGCGGCGTCGACCGCGTAGTGCGTTCCGCGGGCGGGCAGACGCACGGTCGTGACCGGTCCGCCGTCGATGGTGACCTCGCTGGAGCGGCCGGAGACGTCGCGCACGAGCACGCCGGCCTCAGACGGCATCCGTCGCTCGGTCATGGACGCCAGGCCGAGGCCGCGCGGGTTCTGATCGAGAACGTCGGCGCTCACGCCGAAACGCGGGGTGTCGACGGTGCCGTGCAGCCGCGAGACGAGCTGTTCGAGGAACGCGTCGTCCGCGTTGACCACGACGGCCTGGCTGGCGCGCAGCGCGATCTTCTCGAGCATCGCGGCGACCATCTCGGAGTCGTGGAAGCGGTCGATCTGGTCGACCATCACGTTCGTGAGCACGACGACGCGGGGCTTCAGGTCATCGGCGATGAGCGCGCCGTGGCCCTCATCCATCTCGAGCACGGCGATGTCGCCCGCGATGCGGCCGCCGAGGCTGGCCTCCTCGAGGAGCGCGGACGTCAGGCCCTGGGTGATGTTCGCCGTCGACGGGTTGGTGAAGACTTTCTTGCCGTGGCCACGGAGGGCCGCGACGAGCATCTTCGTCGTGGTCGACTTGCCGCTGGACCCGGAGACGATGACGAGCCCCTCCGGGAAGGAGTTGAGCGTCGTGGTCAGAAACCCGGGCGCGATCTTGTTGACGACGAGCCCGGGGATGGCCGAACCTCCGCCCGGCTTGCGCAGGCGCGCAAGCAGGCGGACACCGCGACCAATGAGGATCGCGGGGGCGTAGCGGATTCCCACCGGCCTACTCGAGGTAGTCGCGCAGCGACTGCGAGCGGCTCGGGTGACGGAGCTTGGCCATCGTCTTCGACTCGATCTGGCGGATGCGCTCGCGGGTGACCCCGAAGGTGTCGCCGATCTGGTCGAGGGTCTTCGGCATGCCGTCGCCCAGGCCGAAGCGCATGCGGATCACGCCGGCCTCGCGCTCGGAGAGGGAGTCCAGAAGCGACTCGAGCTGCTTCTGCAGCATCGTGAAGCCGACGGCGTCAGCGGGAACGACGGCCTCGGTGTCCTCGATGAGGTCACCGAACTCGCTGTCGCCGTCTTCACCGAGTGGCGTGTGCAACGAGATCGGCTCGCGGCCGTACTTCTGCACCTCGACGACCTTCTCCGGCGTCATGTCGAGCTCGCGGCTGAGCTCCTCAGGCGTTGGTTCGCGGCCGAGGTCCTGCAGCATCTGGCGCTGGACGCGGGCGAGCTTGTTGATGACCTCGACCATGTGCACTGGAATACGGATCGTGCGGGCCTGGTCGGCCATGGCGCGGGTGATCGCCTGACGGATCCACCAGGTGGCGTAGGTGGAGAACTTGAAGCCCTTGGTGTAGTCGAACTTCTCGACGGCACGGATGAGGCCCAGGTTTCCCTCCTGGATCAGGTCGAGGAACTGCATGCCGCGGCCGGTGTAGCGCTTGGCCAGCGAGACGACGAGGCGGAGGTTCGCCCCGAGCAGGTGGCTCTTGGCGCGGGCGCCGTCCTTGGCGACCCACTGCAGCTCGCGGCCGAGCTGCGACTTCTTCTCGGCGTCGCTCATGTGCGAGAGCTTGTCCTCGGCGAAGAGGCCGGCCTCGATGCGCATGGCCAGCTCGACTTCTTCGGCCGCGTTCAGAAGCGCGACCTTGCCGATCTGCTTCAGGTAGTCCTTGACCGGGTCGGCCGTCGCGCCGGTGATGGCGCTGGAGTAGACGGGAACCTCGTCCTCGTCGTCGACCATCGAGAGCACGAGTGCGCCGGTCGGCAGCGGCTCGGTGACGACGGCACGCTTGGGCTTGCCGTCCTCGTCCTCCTCATCCGCGTCGTCGGCTGCGGCGTCCGGGGCGTCGACGACGGCCTCGTCGACCACGACGACCTCATCGTGCTCGTCGTCCTCGTCGCCCTCTCCGCCTGCCGCGGTGGTCTTCTTGGTTGCTGCGCGCTTGCGCGGTGCGGCCTTCTCGGTTGCCGGCTTGGCAGCTGCGGCACCGGCGGCCTTGCGCACTGGAGCCTTCTTGGCCGCAGGCGCCTTGGCGGCGGGGGCAACAGCCTCGGCGGCGGTGTCTTCGCTCGCGTCGGGCTTCGTGGATCGGGTTGCCATTCGAGCACCTCTCAGACGGGCGAGCAGCGGGCCTTCCCATCGCAGGAAGTGAGCCGCTCGTCGACGTTCCACTCGCGACGAAGCCGCAAATGGACATTACGAGGACCCATGTCAAGTCTCGGTCCGTTTCCCACGCGCGAGCACAGGAAACCCAAGTCAAGAATGGGTCCGCTTTTGATTATTGCACGAAATCCGAGGGCCGGATGCCGCATGGGCTCCGGCGCGACGTCATTCGCCTCGGTGGCGGCGCAATCGCCTGGAGAGTGCAACCCAGATGGGTGCCACCTCTATTCCCTCTTCGTGCTTCATCTGGCGCCTGGTGCGGTGCCTGGCGTGCAACAACATCGCCACGCCGAAGCCGATCACGATGTACTGCACGAGGAACGCCAGGCGGAACGAGTCGTAGGAGTAGAGGTCACTCGGCTCCCCCGCTGCGACCCGCGCGTGGTCGAGCAGGTCGAGGATCGCGCCGACGAGGAAGATCATCACGAAGCTGGCGATGAATCCACCCATGTTCACGATGCCGTTCGCCGAACCGAGGCTGCGCATCGGGTTGAAGGTGCGGGCGAAGTCGAGCCCGATGAGCGAGCCTGGCCCGCCGACGCCCATCACGACGACGAGCAGCACGATGAGCCAGAGTGGCGGCTCTTCCGGCCAGAGCAGCACGACGGTCCAGACGAGGCCGATCACGTAGACGATGCCGAGCACCAGGCTGCTGCGGCGCAAGGGGAACCGTGCGGTGAGCAGACCGAGGATCGGCCCGGCCACCATGCCGGATCCGACGAGCACGAGGAGCATCAGCGCCGCGGTCTCCGGGCTCAGCCCGACACCGAACACGAGGAACGGGATTCCCCAGAACATCGTGAAGACGGTGCCGGAGGACTGCGAGACGAAGTGCGACCAGAATCCGAGCTGGGTGCCTGGCCGCTTCATAGCGGCCCGCAGATGGTGCATGGCGGTGCGCAACGAGCCGGTGTGCCGCCCATCCGGGGCGCCGCGCGGGCGATCGCGCAGGCACAGGATGCCGAGGAACAGCGCGAGCGCCGACGCGGATGCCGCCGCGACGAACGCGGGGGTCCAGCCGAAGTACAGCAGGGCCCAGGCGAACGGCACGGCGGAGAGCACCTGCCCGAGCTGGCCGATGTTGCCGAGCCACTGCGAGAGCTGGGGAACGAGCGACCCGCTGAACCACGAGCTGAGCAGCCGGATCAACGAGATGAAGATCGCCGCGTCACCGGCGCCGACGAGCACACGGCCGATCACGGCCACCGTGATGCTCGGAGAGAATGCGACGACGATCTGGCCGATGCACATGAGCGACGTGCCGACGAGCATGAGCGCACGCGGGCCGAAGCGGTCGATGAGCACTCCGACGGGAATCTGCAGGCTCGCGTAGACGACGAGCTGGAGCACGGCCAGCATCGAGAGCGCGGCAGCGGAGCTGTCGAAGCGCTCAGACGCGGCAACTCCGGCGACACCGAGGGAGGTTCGCTGCAGCACAGCGACGAGGTAGAGGAAGGCGCCGATCCCGAATATCAGCCAGGCACGACGAGAATTCACTCACCGAGCTTAGCCGCCGCGGTCACGGAGTCAGCGGCGGCTCACCGTCATTGCGACGCTTGAACGCCAAGAACTTCTCCAGCTCCGCGGCAATCTCGTCGGCCGTGGGCAGCTCGCCGTCCTCGTCCGTGAGGGGCGAGCGCAGGGTCGTTCCTGCCATGTAGCTGTCGTGGCGCTCCTCGAGGGTGCCGACCAGCTTGGCCAGCTC encodes:
- a CDS encoding DUF7455 domain-containing protein is translated as MSQITSPNSAVDELETPHQLTALDRCDACGAQAYIRVVVSSGELLFCAHHGRKHQEKLSALAHSWHDESSRLLDDNKS
- a CDS encoding type 1 glutamine amidotransferase → MSTELTIVTLFPSLLNSNGDAENARVLARRAEWAGASARVVAVEDAAELPDHVDAVVIGSGSDTDLVAARDKLRTLIDELRRWGTEGVPILAIGTGWELLSHGVELAGVAGAPVQSIEGIGILPGRAVPRDVRVTDDLVVKTKFGRLVGFENHARDYNHAEASPLGRVLSGSGNGRDSSQEGVVMGDVFGTHLHGPVLAKNPSFADELLMRMFRRAGAEYSRGERAESVDEIARAARNQIAVRLGLESE
- a CDS encoding Mur ligase family protein: MGIRYAPAILIGRGVRLLARLRKPGGGSAIPGLVVNKIAPGFLTTTLNSFPEGLVIVSGSSGKSTTTKMLVAALRGHGKKVFTNPSTANITQGLTSALLEEASLGGRIAGDIAVLEMDEGHGALIADDLKPRVVVLTNVMVDQIDRFHDSEMVAAMLEKIALRASQAVVVNADDAFLEQLVSRLHGTVDTPRFGVSADVLDQNPRGLGLASMTERRMPSEAGVLVRDVSGRSSEVTIDGGPVTTVRLPARGTHYAVDAAAALAGARAVLGSRFDPAIAVSTIGSIPPVFGRGETLQVRGKTVEFVLVQNPASFQLNIDHLDPATEQILFALGSDVRDPSYFWPVDTSGLGHVDIVSGSKADELALQLSYDNVQIGRIVHDLGAAVDEFLALPDPARGVKTVIFSADSMRRTRAHLGLSAVEAPE
- a CDS encoding RNA polymerase sigma factor, translating into MATRSTKPDASEDTAAEAVAPAAKAPAAKKAPVRKAAGAAAAKPATEKAAPRKRAATKKTTAAGGEGDEDDEHDEVVVVDEAVVDAPDAAADDADEEDEDGKPKRAVVTEPLPTGALVLSMVDDEDEVPVYSSAITGATADPVKDYLKQIGKVALLNAAEEVELAMRIEAGLFAEDKLSHMSDAEKKSQLGRELQWVAKDGARAKSHLLGANLRLVVSLAKRYTGRGMQFLDLIQEGNLGLIRAVEKFDYTKGFKFSTYATWWIRQAITRAMADQARTIRIPVHMVEVINKLARVQRQMLQDLGREPTPEELSRELDMTPEKVVEVQKYGREPISLHTPLGEDGDSEFGDLIEDTEAVVPADAVGFTMLQKQLESLLDSLSEREAGVIRMRFGLGDGMPKTLDQIGDTFGVTRERIRQIESKTMAKLRHPSRSQSLRDYLE
- a CDS encoding MFS transporter, translated to MNSRRAWLIFGIGAFLYLVAVLQRTSLGVAGVAASERFDSSAAALSMLAVLQLVVYASLQIPVGVLIDRFGPRALMLVGTSLMCIGQIVVAFSPSITVAVIGRVLVGAGDAAIFISLIRLLSSWFSGSLVPQLSQWLGNIGQLGQVLSAVPFAWALLYFGWTPAFVAAASASALALFLGILCLRDRPRGAPDGRHTGSLRTAMHHLRAAMKRPGTQLGFWSHFVSQSSGTVFTMFWGIPFLVFGVGLSPETAALMLLVLVGSGMVAGPILGLLTARFPLRRSSLVLGIVYVIGLVWTVVLLWPEEPPLWLIVLLVVVMGVGGPGSLIGLDFARTFNPMRSLGSANGIVNMGGFIASFVMIFLVGAILDLLDHARVAAGEPSDLYSYDSFRLAFLVQYIVIGFGVAMLLHARHRTRRQMKHEEGIEVAPIWVALSRRLRRHRGE